One Dermacentor silvarum isolate Dsil-2018 chromosome 10, BIME_Dsil_1.4, whole genome shotgun sequence genomic window carries:
- the LOC119466612 gene encoding group XIIA secretory phospholipase A2-like: protein MSSFHAALVSALLLLVIVLGPSSMARGHKDDVAGGLDCKFSCPRSLKPSPRALYKSSSNGCGTEAFRLPASALPHPDFEACCNEHDICYDTCLADKGQCDAAFDACMQRICDTKVVAGKDSCVSTANLFMSLTKNLGCDPFIKSQKQACVCTSDGDL, encoded by the coding sequence ATGTCTTCTTTCCACGCCGCGCTGGTCTCCGCTCTTCTGCTGCTGGTGATCGTCTTGGGGCCCTCCTCGATGGCTCGAGGTCACAAAGACGATGTCGCCGGTGGCCTCGACTGCAAGTTCAGCTGCCCACGGTCCCTGAAGCCCTCGCCTCGCGCCCTGTACAAGAGCTCTTCGAACGGCTGCGGCACCGAGGCCTTCCGGCTGCCGGCGTCGGCACTGCCGCACCCGGACTTCGAGGCGTGCTGCAACGAGCACGACATTTGCTACGACACGTGCCTAGCGGACAAGGGCCAATGCGACGCGGCCTTCGACGCGTGCATGCAGCGCATCTGCGACACCAAGGTGGTGGCCGGCAAGGACTCGTGCGTCTCGACGGCCAACCTGTTCATGAGCTTGACCAAGAACCTGGGCTGCGACCCCTTCATCAAGTCGCAGAAGCAGGCGTGTGTGTGCACATCCGATGGCGACCTGTAG